A part of Paenibacillus sp. sptzw28 genomic DNA contains:
- a CDS encoding AraC family transcriptional regulator codes for MRKLNSVFANLAISYITIVVVIVLLLCSIFYMYLPRNYNEEIRNKNRMILENTANTIESAVFERVNKIYLDLTSEKTANFDARDSFRGHYSKIIDIQDLLKQEVINNSDLVYAIHLFYPKSKVMISSLYGLKYDVDARNEAFQAMDWIDGMQKNDKAFLWTLPRMVPKDIYSTVSGNNTMQPLITYAHSYPFNSTGEACDLMIGIDIKESAVSQIIGQMMPADYHNTYLIDHNGIVISSADKAVLGIRSAQTSYIEKILSSEAARSFNEKIGNTSYVVSDHKLQSNGWRIYNIIQENNFYKKSIVLQKIILIICLFTIIIGMVLSGIFTVVSYHPIKRLVNKIKGSFDHPSEAGHNEYKLIDTAIHKLTSKVSSLEETLQANKPVIKHNVVLNMLRNSYNADELEEQLLSVNISMDFSNYCCMVIDPVSEGFKELGSKTNQYAIYKLINQLEAAVFEDTHLIAEELPDRKIAVIVCSNHPDDSLLEHISNLILSEVKTHFDLDFKIALGIWVDECTEVHRSFAAAQILIKYGFFFPETSIIQDFSLLNREHSNLEIPQSVLLRFKEKLQARSFVGVTTVIDNLLREMKEGMCSADYCQFFLMNMISIYSDFLKNVRFKQSGQFKIDLYKQYNSIYNINSFKEWLLQSIAECYSHIEKRSDERALESIEAVKNHICSHLSEDLSLDAVAAKVFLSSKYLSKFFKEETGIGYTDFVTQKRMDKALELMKNSSLTIDQIAGAVGYGTTAYFIKKFKEINGCTPKNYVRSMLKQG; via the coding sequence ATGAGAAAGTTGAACTCGGTTTTTGCCAACCTGGCTATTTCATATATTACGATCGTAGTTGTAATCGTTCTCTTGCTGTGTTCCATTTTTTATATGTATTTGCCTAGAAACTACAATGAGGAAATCAGAAACAAGAACCGGATGATATTGGAGAATACAGCCAATACAATTGAATCTGCCGTTTTTGAACGGGTAAATAAGATCTATTTGGACCTTACGTCGGAGAAAACGGCGAATTTCGATGCGAGGGATTCCTTTCGGGGACATTACAGTAAAATTATTGATATTCAGGATCTGCTTAAGCAGGAGGTTATCAATAATTCGGATCTCGTTTACGCAATCCATTTGTTTTATCCAAAGTCAAAAGTGATGATCTCATCCCTCTACGGACTGAAATACGATGTTGATGCTCGTAATGAAGCATTCCAAGCGATGGACTGGATAGACGGGATGCAAAAAAACGATAAAGCCTTTCTGTGGACCCTTCCGCGAATGGTGCCCAAAGACATCTATTCGACCGTATCCGGCAATAACACCATGCAGCCGCTGATTACTTATGCCCATAGCTACCCCTTCAATTCGACCGGTGAAGCATGCGACCTGATGATCGGTATTGATATTAAAGAATCCGCCGTCAGTCAAATCATCGGGCAGATGATGCCTGCTGACTATCACAACACCTACCTGATTGATCATAATGGAATCGTTATTTCATCAGCAGATAAAGCTGTCCTTGGGATTAGGTCCGCTCAAACGTCATATATCGAGAAAATTCTTTCGTCCGAAGCAGCGAGAAGCTTTAACGAGAAAATCGGTAATACCTCCTATGTCGTATCCGACCATAAGCTTCAATCCAATGGATGGAGAATCTACAATATTATTCAGGAAAATAACTTCTATAAGAAGTCGATTGTTTTGCAAAAGATAATTCTTATAATCTGCTTGTTCACCATCATTATAGGCATGGTTCTTTCCGGTATTTTCACGGTTGTCAGCTACCATCCTATCAAGCGATTAGTGAACAAAATCAAAGGCTCGTTCGACCATCCTTCGGAGGCCGGACATAATGAGTACAAGTTAATCGATACGGCAATTCATAAGCTGACAAGCAAGGTGAGCAGCTTGGAGGAAACGCTCCAGGCCAATAAACCGGTGATCAAGCACAATGTGGTGCTTAATATGCTCCGAAACAGCTACAATGCTGACGAGCTGGAAGAACAACTGTTATCGGTTAACATATCCATGGACTTCTCAAACTACTGCTGCATGGTGATCGACCCTGTAAGCGAAGGCTTTAAGGAGCTTGGCTCCAAAACGAATCAGTATGCCATTTACAAGTTGATCAATCAATTGGAAGCTGCCGTTTTTGAAGACACACACTTGATTGCGGAAGAACTGCCGGATAGAAAAATTGCCGTCATAGTATGTTCGAATCATCCGGACGACTCGTTGCTGGAGCATATATCCAACCTTATTTTGTCTGAAGTGAAAACTCACTTTGACTTAGATTTTAAAATAGCTCTAGGCATATGGGTGGATGAATGCACCGAGGTGCATAGAAGCTTTGCGGCTGCTCAGATCCTGATAAAATACGGCTTTTTCTTTCCTGAAACTTCGATTATTCAGGATTTCAGCCTGCTGAACCGGGAACACAGTAATCTGGAAATACCGCAATCCGTTCTTCTGAGGTTTAAAGAAAAGCTTCAAGCCAGGAGTTTTGTTGGTGTGACCACTGTGATCGACAATCTCTTGAGAGAAATGAAGGAAGGCATGTGTTCGGCAGATTACTGTCAATTTTTTTTAATGAATATGATCTCGATTTACTCCGATTTTTTAAAAAATGTGAGGTTTAAGCAATCGGGTCAATTTAAGATCGATTTATATAAGCAGTACAATTCCATTTATAATATCAACAGTTTCAAAGAATGGCTGCTTCAGTCCATTGCCGAGTGTTACAGCCATATCGAGAAGCGCAGCGACGAGCGGGCGCTTGAAAGCATAGAAGCCGTCAAAAATCATATTTGCTCGCACCTTTCGGAAGACCTTTCACTTGATGCGGTTGCGGCGAAAGTATTTTTAAGTTCAAAATACCTCAGCAAGTTTTTCAAGGAAGAAACAGGAATCGGCTATACGGATTTCGTCACACAGAAGCGGATGGATAAAGCATTGGAGCTTATGAAGAACAGCAGCCTGACCATTGACCAGATTGCGGGTGCCGTTGGATATGGTACGACAGCATACTTTATCAAAAAGTTTAAGGAAATCAATGGATGCACACCGAAGAATTATGTCCGCAGCATGTTGAAACAGGGTTAG
- a CDS encoding S-layer homology domain-containing protein — protein MNFKRNLPAMLVMLLILSTCLGNYTTSAAAAPAASTVDLPSAPAWGHFIDTYKNNTTVNNAVYSNPTIGVLSQFLELYAPGTSWDTGTKLNSSVLDANIQTVVDAAYSRTAAEEAMAYYDDRRDQSYGVIEGLGTLADVYRTKAGATTTIIDIPADATTKTYNDAGTGAGDKNSELGKIVTLVRTLRGNYSSTNPAKSFYSYPRPFRWLKDNSVVVPTLIPRISSNPATDGGFPSGHTNASYLAGIAMAYSTPERFQELLTRASEMGQSRIVAGHHSPLDVMGGRVMATALSAAILADPDNAAIKQAAYDEAHTKLLTQTGTAEDRFSDYAKNKEDFTKRLTYDFDPISSTTKPMVVPKGAEVLLETRLPYLDGTQRRAVLATTGLPSGYPLLDDPEGWGRLNLFAAADGYGAFDNDITVTMDADKGGFHALDRWRNDISGIGKLTKEGSGTLMLQGSNTYSGGTQINEGTLEGDSSAAFGTGDVAVNEGTLVEHVSGKMMIGGNYTQAAGGTLELNLGSTNDLLEIKGAVNANGKLRLNFADQYVLANSVITIMTHGKDQRTGQFSSVETAGLPSQFKVKLIYQSDRIQLAVDEAAPSWTAGASLTGSNIGQTSLTLNWPAAADNVGVDSYNVYQGSTMLGTVTGSTYSVTGLSAGTSYSFSVTANDLAGNQSGPLNATLFTASNVTYYPPSSGQKPDSKPEPETEPLPAVGNQNKQSVSIAATADSNGRAIAEVQDSQLNDLLNKVNSLTGENIIAELKVKTVENAKAAGLILSKNAIVKLSDSKAAEVEIVTQFGSLTLNKAVLDSLEKTSGDAIRIEMAAASKDGFASEAKRLIGTRPALEFTIQSGTADITSFDGSSIKIRIPYKPEQGEDINALVISYIDPSGMPYILPVSGYQRDGQMYLITDHLSTYAVSYNNANFSDTSNHWADSYITYLASHGIASGTGSSMFSPNADITRAEFVKMLAGIANADVSVYPSSAFRDVKASDWYMPYAAWAAEKNVVKGNSNMQFRPNARISREEMCVMLNRFADLTGYQLPADAGTASFADQHLISAWAADAVSALYKAGIVSGKGNQQFDPQGGATRAEAAKLLTVFLQGMND, from the coding sequence ATGAATTTCAAAAGAAACTTACCAGCTATGTTAGTGATGTTATTGATCCTAAGTACTTGTCTTGGTAATTACACAACATCAGCCGCTGCAGCACCGGCAGCATCGACAGTAGATCTGCCGTCAGCGCCGGCCTGGGGGCACTTTATTGATACTTACAAGAATAATACGACCGTTAATAACGCGGTATATTCAAACCCGACGATCGGGGTTCTGTCCCAGTTCCTCGAGCTCTATGCTCCCGGAACTTCATGGGATACCGGGACGAAATTAAACAGCAGTGTGCTGGACGCCAACATTCAGACGGTCGTTGACGCTGCTTACAGTCGAACTGCCGCCGAGGAAGCGATGGCCTATTACGATGACCGCAGAGATCAAAGCTATGGCGTCATCGAAGGTCTCGGAACACTCGCCGATGTGTATCGCACGAAGGCGGGAGCGACAACGACGATCATCGATATTCCGGCTGATGCAACGACGAAAACCTATAATGATGCGGGAACCGGCGCCGGTGATAAGAATTCCGAGCTTGGCAAGATCGTCACCCTGGTGAGAACGTTGCGCGGCAACTATTCTTCAACGAATCCGGCTAAAAGTTTTTACAGCTATCCTCGCCCTTTTCGCTGGCTGAAAGATAATTCCGTCGTCGTGCCTACCTTGATTCCCAGAATCAGCTCCAATCCGGCCACTGATGGCGGCTTTCCCAGCGGACACACCAATGCTTCGTATCTGGCCGGGATTGCAATGGCTTACTCTACACCCGAACGGTTCCAGGAGCTGCTTACCCGGGCCTCAGAGATGGGACAGAGCCGTATTGTAGCCGGACATCATTCTCCGCTGGATGTCATGGGAGGACGTGTCATGGCAACGGCCCTCTCGGCCGCCATCCTGGCTGATCCGGACAATGCCGCGATTAAGCAGGCTGCTTATGATGAAGCACACACGAAATTGTTAACGCAAACCGGTACGGCGGAGGATCGGTTCAGCGATTATGCGAAGAACAAAGAAGACTTCACCAAGCGATTGACCTATGACTTCGATCCGATTTCCTCAACGACGAAACCGATGGTGGTTCCTAAGGGAGCCGAGGTTCTGCTGGAAACCCGTCTGCCTTATCTGGACGGCACACAACGCCGTGCGGTTCTAGCCACTACCGGCCTTCCTTCAGGCTATCCGCTGCTGGATGACCCTGAGGGCTGGGGGCGGCTGAATCTCTTTGCTGCCGCGGACGGGTACGGCGCATTTGACAATGACATCACAGTGACCATGGACGCTGACAAAGGCGGCTTCCACGCGCTCGATCGCTGGCGGAACGATATTTCCGGTATAGGAAAACTGACCAAAGAGGGATCGGGTACACTAATGCTGCAGGGCAGCAACACGTATTCCGGAGGCACACAGATTAACGAAGGCACACTCGAGGGCGATTCGAGTGCGGCATTTGGAACCGGCGACGTTGCAGTTAATGAGGGTACCCTGGTTGAACATGTTTCCGGCAAGATGATGATCGGCGGGAACTACACGCAAGCTGCAGGCGGTACACTTGAGCTGAACCTTGGCAGTACGAATGATCTGCTTGAAATTAAAGGGGCGGTAAATGCGAACGGTAAATTGCGTCTTAATTTTGCGGATCAATATGTGCTTGCCAACAGCGTCATCACAATCATGACCCATGGCAAAGATCAACGGACCGGACAATTCTCTTCCGTTGAAACGGCAGGTTTGCCCAGCCAGTTCAAAGTGAAGCTTATTTATCAGTCTGATCGCATCCAGTTAGCGGTAGACGAAGCAGCGCCGAGCTGGACTGCAGGCGCAAGCTTGACAGGTTCGAATATTGGCCAAACGAGCCTTACCTTGAACTGGCCTGCTGCGGCAGACAACGTAGGGGTAGACAGCTACAACGTATACCAAGGCAGTACGATGCTTGGCACAGTAACCGGATCAACATATAGTGTGACCGGACTCTCTGCGGGCACTTCCTACTCCTTCTCTGTCACAGCGAACGACCTTGCGGGGAACCAAAGCGGTCCATTGAACGCAACCTTGTTCACGGCATCGAACGTCACCTATTATCCGCCTTCGTCCGGCCAGAAACCGGACTCCAAGCCCGAACCGGAAACGGAGCCTTTGCCAGCCGTCGGCAACCAGAATAAGCAAAGCGTATCGATAGCTGCAACTGCCGACTCCAATGGAAGGGCGATTGCGGAAGTACAAGATTCACAGTTAAATGACTTGTTGAATAAAGTAAACTCCCTGACCGGAGAAAACATCATCGCGGAGCTTAAAGTCAAAACCGTTGAAAATGCGAAAGCTGCGGGACTGATACTGTCCAAAAATGCGATTGTCAAGCTGTCCGACAGCAAAGCGGCGGAAGTGGAGATCGTGACTCAGTTTGGCAGCCTGACACTTAACAAGGCCGTACTCGATTCGTTGGAGAAAACTTCGGGAGACGCGATCCGTATTGAGATGGCTGCAGCTAGTAAGGATGGTTTCGCATCCGAAGCAAAAAGGCTGATCGGCACAAGGCCTGCGCTGGAATTTACAATCCAATCAGGAACTGCTGACATCACCAGCTTTGACGGAAGCAGCATCAAGATTCGCATTCCATACAAACCGGAGCAAGGAGAAGACATAAATGCGCTTGTCATCAGCTATATCGATCCAAGCGGAATGCCTTATATTCTCCCGGTATCGGGCTACCAGCGTGATGGACAGATGTATCTCATCACCGACCATCTGAGCACCTATGCCGTAAGCTACAACAATGCCAACTTCAGCGACACATCCAACCATTGGGCTGACAGCTATATTACTTACTTGGCTTCGCATGGTATCGCATCCGGTACCGGCAGCAGCATGTTCTCCCCCAATGCGGACATCACGCGAGCCGAATTCGTCAAAATGCTGGCGGGTATCGCCAATGCCGACGTATCTGTCTATCCGTCTTCAGCATTTAGAGACGTCAAAGCAAGCGACTGGTATATGCCTTATGCAGCGTGGGCCGCAGAAAAGAATGTTGTCAAAGGAAATTCGAATATGCAGTTCCGGCCGAATGCCCGAATCAGCCGCGAGGAAATGTGCGTCATGCTGAATAGGTTTGCCGATCTGACAGGCTACCAATTGCCTGCCGATGCCGGCACTGCAAGCTTTGCCGACCAGCACCTCATCAGCGCATGGGCGGCCGATGCAGTCAGCGCCTTGTACAAAGCGGGGATCGTTTCCGGCAAAGGCAATCAGCAGTTTGACCCGCAGGGCGGTGCAACGAGAGCGGAAGCCGCGAAGCTGCTGACGGTGTTCCTTCAAGGCATGAATGACTAA
- a CDS encoding N-acetyltransferase, giving the protein MDAFEYRVTDEWDEARWTAAECIYEQAFPLHGRKSGDIIRGMFEKRMCQLHTISQGSEIVGMALTGIDHRAEALIIDYIAVRKDVRGTGHGRHLLDLIKQWAQTVAECKGIIVEVESEPTVENRQRIHFWETNGFHLTAYVHQYIWVPEPYQAMYLNFDERNRLPEDGKILFRSITRFHQKAYHRS; this is encoded by the coding sequence TTGGACGCTTTTGAGTACCGTGTCACCGACGAATGGGATGAAGCCCGCTGGACAGCAGCGGAGTGCATCTACGAGCAAGCCTTTCCCCTTCACGGCAGGAAAAGCGGTGACATCATTCGCGGCATGTTTGAAAAGCGTATGTGCCAGCTGCATACAATCTCCCAGGGTTCAGAAATTGTTGGGATGGCGTTGACAGGGATCGATCATCGAGCTGAAGCTCTGATAATCGATTATATAGCAGTTCGTAAGGATGTACGAGGCACTGGGCACGGTAGACATTTGCTGGACCTTATCAAGCAATGGGCGCAAACGGTTGCGGAATGCAAAGGGATCATTGTCGAAGTGGAATCCGAACCGACGGTAGAAAATAGACAGCGAATCCACTTCTGGGAAACAAACGGCTTCCATCTCACTGCTTATGTTCATCAATACATTTGGGTTCCGGAACCCTATCAGGCGATGTATTTGAATTTCGACGAGCGTAATCGGCTGCCTGAAGATGGGAAGATACTGTTTCGCAGCATTACTCGATTTCATCAAAAAGCGTATCATCGCTCGTAG
- a CDS encoding prolyl oligopeptidase family serine peptidase yields the protein MSVTNHMFKKDTPIHVSLNYQLFLPHDIESKNDKKYPLILFLHGIKKRGEDISLLNNYGLTWIAESKPDFPFIVVTPQCPTDSNWVQEYQQVLALIDEIITNHPIDSERIYLTGFSMGGNGTWDFASRSPELFSAIVPISGWFEPDKAMLLKDVPIWAFHCVDDDVVHVSGTEDMDKALTSIEGNVKVTYYSGFKHDHKVMHETYNNTELYNWLLNQKKR from the coding sequence ATGTCAGTTACAAACCATATGTTTAAAAAAGATACACCTATACACGTAAGTCTGAACTATCAATTGTTTTTACCACATGATATTGAATCTAAAAATGACAAAAAATATCCATTAATTCTTTTCCTACATGGTATTAAAAAACGTGGCGAGGATATTAGTTTGTTAAATAACTACGGGCTTACTTGGATTGCCGAAAGTAAACCGGACTTCCCATTTATTGTGGTTACTCCACAATGTCCAACCGATTCAAATTGGGTACAAGAATATCAGCAGGTGTTAGCTTTGATTGATGAAATAATTACGAATCATCCTATTGATTCTGAAAGGATATATTTAACTGGATTTAGCATGGGTGGAAACGGAACATGGGATTTTGCTTCAAGGTCACCAGAGCTTTTTTCTGCCATAGTTCCAATTTCAGGGTGGTTTGAACCCGATAAGGCTATGCTGCTTAAGGATGTACCAATATGGGCTTTTCATTGTGTGGACGACGATGTTGTCCACGTTTCGGGAACAGAAGATATGGATAAGGCTTTAACAAGTATCGAAGGAAATGTGAAAGTTACTTATTATTCCGGGTTCAAACACGACCATAAAGTAATGCACGAAACATACAACAATACTGAATTGTATAATTGGCTACTGAATCAAAAGAAAAGATAA
- a CDS encoding GyrI-like domain-containing protein — MSELFTWDQFNDSIETLYRRFYSEWLPTAGYEQADGMEFEVYGGRNGLNYVELWFAVNKVS, encoded by the coding sequence ATATCAGAGCTGTTTACATGGGATCAATTTAACGATTCCATCGAGACGTTATACCGCCGCTTTTATTCGGAATGGCTGCCAACGGCGGGATATGAGCAGGCCGATGGGATGGAATTCGAAGTTTATGGCGGCAGAAATGGCCTTAACTACGTTGAACTGTGGTTCGCTGTAAATAAAGTCTCCTAA
- a CDS encoding PepSY domain-containing protein, with amino-acid sequence MNKKSMTLSAVLAATLVAGGLAGAALLPTVKASAVSSAVTQSSTDNDKEVADDQQGQTDNDKEVADDQQGQADNDKEVADDQQGQTGNDKEVADDQQGQADGSMKAAVITKEQSIAIAKKQFSGQVQAVKKELENGTPVYNITMKDLSGSEKEINIDATTGKIIPEND; translated from the coding sequence ATGAATAAGAAAAGTATGACTCTGTCGGCTGTACTGGCCGCTACGCTTGTCGCAGGAGGATTGGCCGGCGCGGCCCTGCTGCCCACGGTGAAAGCATCAGCGGTCTCTTCGGCCGTAACGCAATCGTCCACAGACAACGACAAGGAAGTCGCCGATGACCAGCAGGGTCAGACCGATAATGACAAGGAAGTCGCCGACGACCAGCAAGGTCAGGCTGATAATGACAAGGAAGTCGCCGATGACCAGCAAGGTCAAACCGGCAATGACAAGGAAGTCGCCGACGACCAGCAGGGCCAGGCTGATGGCAGCATGAAAGCGGCCGTCATTACGAAAGAACAAAGTATCGCGATCGCCAAGAAACAATTTTCCGGTCAAGTGCAGGCCGTCAAAAAGGAACTCGAAAACGGCACACCGGTTTACAACATTACGATGAAAGATTTGTCCGGCAGCGAAAAAGAGATCAATATCGACGCTACAACAGGGAAGATCATCCCCGAGAACGACTAA
- a CDS encoding carbon-nitrogen hydrolase family protein produces MAIKIALAQCSSIDGNIKENVNRAYEMIEEAGKNNVDIIMFPEKYLTGYVPEIVKSNLTENTILINDVRIQKLRQACEKYGIWSIIGTPVKSGEDVFISSIIIDSNGKEVGVYDKSHLFQTEKEIFSTNNEQIIIKLKGWNIGMGICYDAGFPEHSRILAQNGCHLYMGSSLFSKGMGYKESRVWFPARALDNTIFTAMCNHVGKTGVWDACGHSGIWNPLGDNIIDGLSRRS; encoded by the coding sequence ATTGCTATAAAGATTGCTCTAGCACAGTGTTCTTCGATTGACGGGAATATTAAAGAAAACGTTAATAGAGCTTATGAGATGATTGAAGAAGCTGGAAAAAATAATGTTGATATTATCATGTTTCCCGAAAAGTATCTGACCGGATATGTACCAGAAATAGTAAAATCAAATTTAACTGAAAATACGATTTTAATTAATGATGTGAGGATTCAAAAGTTGCGTCAAGCATGCGAAAAGTATGGTATTTGGTCCATAATCGGAACCCCTGTAAAAAGTGGTGAAGATGTTTTCATATCTTCAATTATTATAGATTCAAATGGAAAAGAAGTAGGAGTGTATGATAAGTCTCATTTATTTCAAACGGAAAAAGAAATATTTTCAACCAACAATGAGCAGATCATAATTAAACTTAAAGGGTGGAATATTGGAATGGGGATTTGCTATGATGCAGGTTTCCCTGAACATTCTCGTATTTTAGCACAAAATGGCTGTCATTTATATATGGGCAGCTCTCTTTTTAGCAAAGGAATGGGGTACAAAGAGTCACGAGTGTGGTTTCCTGCCCGAGCTCTAGATAATACAATATTCACCGCGATGTGCAATCATGTTGGAAAAACAGGGGTTTGGGATGCGTGTGGGCATAGCGGTATATGGAACCCTCTAGGTGATAATATTATTGATGGACTCTCCAGAAGAAGTTGA
- a CDS encoding GNAT family N-acetyltransferase, whose translation MSVGSYILDEEFEIVKANHREFAIHYTTYRENIFFRQSWERRLSIFDKDTPCYWITLKKQRIGGVCIEPNSLSSFFLVPPFSDIYQVSLKLKRLLLQNSDRSKPIYVYGILPYQTEHFLRLGFLPFEIRRVMVRPTELFESQDWEEHFFVTTPTLEQLDKIAQFFFESYSGTDSIGFPGDNSINQQKLNLEYYFAHNKADILKAASSIVFDKSNGEMIAVCLVSLWEDLPLISDIAVLPRYRGKRIATKLLKKALTVLNEEYEILRLFVTIGNSAESLYYNLGFYPGLEQTTFHLPCKPGR comes from the coding sequence ATGTCAGTTGGATCATACATTCTGGATGAAGAGTTTGAGATAGTAAAAGCAAACCATAGAGAATTCGCTATACACTACACAACATATCGAGAAAACATTTTTTTCAGACAAAGCTGGGAAAGAAGATTATCTATTTTCGATAAAGATACCCCTTGTTACTGGATTACACTTAAGAAACAGCGGATCGGTGGAGTTTGCATTGAACCCAATTCATTGTCCTCATTTTTCTTAGTACCACCGTTTAGTGATATATACCAGGTGTCATTAAAATTAAAACGGCTTCTGTTACAAAATTCAGATCGAAGCAAACCAATTTATGTATATGGAATATTACCCTATCAAACAGAACATTTTTTGCGTTTAGGCTTCTTACCCTTTGAGATACGGCGTGTAATGGTAAGACCAACCGAATTATTTGAATCACAGGATTGGGAAGAACATTTTTTTGTAACAACCCCGACTTTGGAGCAATTAGATAAAATTGCTCAGTTCTTTTTTGAATCTTATTCGGGTACTGATAGTATTGGATTTCCCGGGGATAATTCGATTAATCAACAGAAGTTAAATCTCGAATATTACTTTGCACACAATAAAGCAGATATATTGAAAGCGGCATCAAGCATCGTGTTTGATAAGTCTAATGGCGAAATGATTGCAGTCTGCTTAGTATCATTATGGGAAGACCTGCCGTTAATATCAGATATTGCAGTACTTCCCCGATATCGTGGAAAACGAATAGCAACTAAGTTATTAAAAAAGGCATTAACTGTGTTGAACGAAGAGTATGAAATTCTTCGTCTGTTTGTGACCATAGGGAACTCGGCAGAATCTTTATACTACAATCTTGGTTTTTATCCTGGACTAGAGCAAACTACTTTTCACTTGCCGTGCAAACCAGGTAGATGA
- a CDS encoding aldehyde dehydrogenase family protein, whose translation MYTKKDRVFIRFISRGAVFYIPESKMMCEEAFRPVVNIISYDSVEELVLLVNASKYGLQSSNSRADSMPYYECH comes from the coding sequence TTGTATACTAAGAAGGATAGAGTATTCATTCGTTTTATTAGCAGGGGAGCCGTATTTTATATACCGGAAAGCAAAATGATGTGCGAAGAAGCGTTCAGACCTGTCGTGAATATAATCAGCTATGATTCCGTAGAAGAATTGGTTCTACTTGTGAATGCGAGCAAATACGGGCTGCAATCTTCCAATTCCAGAGCCGACAGCATGCCGTACTATGAGTGCCATTAA
- a CDS encoding SDR family NAD(P)-dependent oxidoreductase, protein MKWIIVTGDSKGLGKEISFQILTETDYGVIGLSRSGEESVQDLIAAYPARFKHISYDLANADDVKQLYVDQIRKIGPIQGLVNNSALAYDDIVSNLNVDRLQLMYQVNVFSAMNLTKYAIRDMLLNKTQGSIVHISSVSAHTGYKGLSMYASTKGAMEAFSKNVAREWGGVGIRSNCVVPGFMETSMSASLSIEQKERIYQRTSLKRETDVASAASTVLFLLTDKARSITGSVIHVDNGTI, encoded by the coding sequence ATGAAGTGGATTATCGTCACAGGCGATTCCAAAGGTCTGGGGAAAGAGATATCGTTTCAGATTCTGACGGAAACGGACTATGGAGTAATAGGGCTGAGCCGCTCCGGCGAGGAGTCCGTTCAAGATTTAATCGCGGCATATCCGGCCCGATTTAAACATATCTCTTATGATTTGGCGAATGCTGATGATGTTAAACAGCTGTATGTCGATCAAATCCGCAAAATAGGCCCCATCCAAGGGTTGGTTAATAATTCAGCATTGGCCTACGACGATATCGTATCCAATCTGAATGTGGATCGCTTACAGCTTATGTATCAAGTTAATGTCTTCTCGGCCATGAACTTAACGAAGTATGCGATAAGAGATATGCTGCTGAACAAGACGCAAGGTTCGATCGTTCACATCTCTTCCGTGAGTGCTCACACGGGTTATAAAGGATTGAGCATGTACGCTTCAACGAAAGGAGCAATGGAGGCCTTCTCGAAGAATGTCGCAAGAGAATGGGGGGGCGTGGGAATTCGCTCGAATTGTGTTGTACCCGGATTTATGGAAACATCGATGAGCGCCTCCCTGTCGATTGAACAAAAGGAGCGCATTTACCAGCGCACTTCATTGAAAAGAGAAACGGATGTTGCGAGCGCAGCAAGCACGGTATTATTCCTGCTGACGGATAAAGCGCGGTCCATTACGGGCTCTGTCATTCATGTGGATAATGGAACGATCTGA